GTTTTTCGGTTTTTCCGTCGGCCTCGCTTTAGCCAAAACACCCACAAGAAGGCTCCGCGTTCACGATGTTCActtcacatgcacacacacacgtgcgcagTTAAATTTTGCTCCCACTCCCTCCCCAAGGTTTGGCCGAACGTTTCCCGTTGTCCCCTATTTCTGCTGCCTGCCTAGACCGTGACCGAGAGTGCTAGCAACCAACGGCCGCCTTTGATGGCGAAAATCCAATGCGACATTCGCAAcacgtcgtcctcgtcgttgTGGTCGGTTGTGCTGTAATATtgcgtccgtccgtccgtccgtgcAGCGTCGAGACTGAATGCCCGAGATGGGCCCGAGCGTGTGAAGGAATTTTCCCTACGACCCGGCATTATTATATTTTGGCCATCGCAGCCTTCCCCGCTCCCATCCTACATTTCCAAAAACCCTTCCCCGCTGGTGTTACGCAGCTCGTTCGTCCGTGTGTCCGGACGGTTCGGCTACTGTTCGGCTTCTCTTCTCGGCAAATCGGGCCGAAGGGCTGCGGGCTCTCGTTTGCTGTTCGGAATTTTCCTCGCACAGTGGGAAACCCCATTGGCCACACTTTCGTTCAGTTTGGGTTTCCATTTTCTCATTACTTCCTCTCCTTTTCGAGTGTAAAGGTGGAATGGTTTTAGGTGATCTtaacgctttttttctttttgtttttatttccacctAGTGTTTTACATCCTTATCCGCTACCCCCTCTATACAGACACACGCGCTGTGTGGAGAGGGGAGGCTGGGTGATTAAATATGTGCTAAAAATATTTTACCTATCAACACggaacaaaattaaaaacacgTTGAACTTAAAATCAAACGATGACCCTCTTAACTGTTTAAATGGTACCAGTTAATGTTGCATTGAATATCATGATGATGCGGTGACGAGCATAGGAAAACGGGGGGGAAGGGGTTTGCACGTAAGCATGGCAGCGATAGCGGGAAGCTAACAGGAACACGAACCGGCCGCTCCCGCCGCCCGATTGCCGTGCAGATCGACCCCACCATCGCCGTAGTCGTTCCGTTCCCACAGTCCGTCCGTTTCCATAATCTGTGCAAAAAACAGAGCGACTTACATCAGCAAAAATCCTTTCATAATATACCCCTCCGGTTTCCACCTTACCTTGCGCACCACCTCCTCGAATGCGTCCTTCACGCCCTCGCTCGTCTTCGCGGACGTTTCGATGAACATCATGCGGTGCTTCTTCGCGAACCGGAAGCCCTCCTCCCGCCCGATGGCCCGGTTCGGGTGGTCGATCTTGTTGCCCACCACCATCTTGGCCATGTTGTTGCGCGTGCCGTAAATTTCCAGCTCGTTCAGCCACGACTCGAGCTTCTGGAACGTGTCCGGCTTGGTGACGTCGTACACGAGGATGGCTCCCTGCGCGTCCCGGTAGTAGCTGGGCGTCAGGGTGCGAAACCGCTCCTGGCCGGCCGTGTCCCAGATCGCCAGCTTCACCTTCACCCCGTCCAGGTCGAGCATCTTCGTCTTGAAGTCGACCCCGATCGTGAGCGCCTGATCACTGTCGAAGTCGTTCTCTGTGAAGCGTAGCATAAGACTGCGGAAGAAAGGGGTGGGGTGGAGGTATCAAGGGCAAACACAACACCAATCATATGGTAAGTGCGCCATTCGCGGAGTGAAAGAGGAACCATGACGTCAttgtttacatgttttttGGGGTCCGATTACTCACTGTACGTGGAGCCCGGGAGCTGGCCCGGGAGCTCTACCACAAAcggagggagggaaaaagaagaaaaacataccTAGATTTTCCAACTCCGCTTTCGCCGATTATTAATATCTTGAACGTTGCCAGAATGCGATCCGGATCCATGATGATGggctgttgtcgttgttgttgctgtttgtgcGAGCTTTGCTGCGTTTTTCTTCACGGCAGGGTGCGGCGGCGAACCTGCACCGCTAATCACAGCTTGTACAATTGGATTGGGGAAATAAaatgcacacgcacaaaaaaacaataaagaaaTCTACAACAAACGGAGAAAGAAGGTCGTTTTTCGACCGTGTAGTTCCGTGTTTTTTCTGCGTGCTTGCCTTCCCTTTTGTAGAACGTatctgacacacacacaggttcgaaaaaaaaaacaacaaagcgaATCACACGGATGATTTTGACAGCACCGACATGGATGCTGTCAGTTGTGAGCacaaaatgctgcttgggaatGGATAGAATTAATTTACAGTGTACTGtgtgtgaaatttattttaacccTGTCActggcaaccaaaaaaaaaaaaactaaaaatacttcatccaccgacaaaccgacgtgacacttcgaacaaaatgagcttcaaaagttgtctccttatttcaaatgaaaatacgttaaacactagcgccatctctataatgattcgcttactacactgacacggagaagaaactgctaaatcccctttttgtttttcttcgcaaattccaatgcgtattgttttatgtatttctcacatcttttacattgatttggaaacttataaaatgatgttcccgggtgttttgtccaataattctcacaaaattatgcctcacacttccttcgccatttgtatttagaaaagttgtttacatcgaagcagcagtgaacagagtttactttgacagaagtgttcgcctcactggtaaatgacagtactttcgtgtgggacacttttgtaacgccagtgtcacgtcggtttgtcggtgcttcATCTTCCGGCAACCGGGCTACCCGGGTAGCCTGCGACTTTGGTGGTTTATAACTATTGAATGCGTAATCTAATATTTATGCAACGTTCTGATAAAAATTGAATGAACTATTCTAGTTTCTATAAGGccaaaaatacacggaccggaatttcgcggccgcggaattccgtCTGCTGTCAAACCAATATACAAAGTGTCACCGGCAACTTTCCCGAACTGTCATATCCATGCATTTTTCAGCATGCAGAATTCCgtggccgcgaaattccggtccgtgtattttcggcctaacAGTGCATAGATTGGTTCAACTTACTACCGTTTTTATGTTATAGATAATTTTCTAATACATATTTTCTTAGTTATACTAAAATGTTATAGTCTAAACTTACTCAaagagcgtttctacatacaccgagactGCAGCTGAGAGATGGCTGTGAGAGAATTGACAATCGGTTTCTCACACCGGTGTGTGTAGAAGCTCTGAAAAGCGCCGAGATGAgacttttaaaatgatgttaaaaaaattcattttaaccgctaaaatgaagtcaaaaaagtttcttttactttttaaaaatatttctacGATTATTAGACGGCAACAATGCAGACTATAATTGATCGTTCGCCATAAACtgtcaattcaattttttctcagctccatcgttctttgcatgccgaggagaattctctcaccgaaaatgctgtcagtcgctgtcaaagcatgctgtgagttattttctcagctgctttctcggtgtatgtagaaacgctcaTATACAAAGTGTCACCGGCAACTTTCCCGAACTGTcatatccatacatttttcagcatGCAGAATTCCGTGGtcgcgaaattccggtccgtgtattttcagCCTAACAGTGCATAGATTGGTTCAACTTACTACCGTTTTTATGTTATAGATAATTTTCTCATacatattttcttatttataCTAAAATGTTAAAGTCTAAACTtactcaaaaacaaaacgaaaagccGTTCACGCTGCCGATGTCACTGCAAATTGCCACTTGGGAAACGCCCCGCAAGGTAAATTCTAGAAatcagtttgacagttctcTCCCCCCACCAACATTCGCGCTGTCAAACGCACGAGGAGGTTCGGAAGaaaaattttccaaacaatTGCATCATAACTTGCTCCAGCGTTGAACCGTGCGTGCGGATCCCACAAAATCCCAAGTgcgtgtacgtgcgtgtgtgttaccGAAAACCGAACCCCCacagaaagaaacgaaaatgCTGAAGGCAGCCAGATATTTGTCCCGCACGTTGGTGGAAAACCACAGTTTGCTACAAAATGTAAGTAGAGTTTGGTTGCTGGGGAGAGCCTCCGTGCCGGTCGTGTTCGCGATCCGGAACAATCTTGCACTGCTGGTGGTGGAGCAGATTGTGAGGTTAGAAAACATGGGGAGGGCTTGTGTAACAGGGCTCGCTCTCCCTATCATGCGAGAAGGGTGTCCCACAACTTTCGACGGAAAGGAATTGTTGTATGAAATGGGATAAAATGtgtacatttaaattaaagtcTTGAATTTCGTCTCATTGTTCAATCTCATGCAACTAACACTAGCTCTACCGTTCGATCATTTCTATTACAGGGACGAGCATTGCCCAACAATGTGCTGGCCCGGTTCAAGTAAGTATGATGAAATACTGCGTGAGCAAGATAGATTAAGGAGGAAGTGGTGCCGAAGTGCACATGACACCCGGTTGCGAAACTAATTTCAAACGGGATGTTATTACAATATTGCAACATCGAGACAGTAAACTGCAGTGCAAATAGACATTTTTAAACATAACGCGTAGTTCGGCAGAGCGGGCTGACTTGCTGGTGCGTAATTAGGAGAAGGGTTGGTTGATGGAAGAAGTATGTAGTTGCCGATACACTGGCGTTGGTGTTGCTGCGTAGAACGTTCTAGATTGCAGGTGTAACCTGCTGCATCCTGGCAACTGTGATGTACGTTTGTAAAAATAGGCTTACAGGAATGGTTTATTGTGACCTGACGTTTAGGATTTAATGTTCATCTGTTGACCTTGACCATGACTAACTGCACAATGACGTAAATTCGGTTCAAACCATGAGGGTCTATTGTACCGGCTAGCGCTTCAAAGGAAAACGTGCATCTTCTGTCCACAAATTATTCGAGCTCTAGCAAAGAAAGGTTTAGAAAGGATTTATGAATAGGTTGAACCCTTCCCTCTTGCTTCCGCTCACCCCTGTCCTGTCTCATCTCCCTATTCACAGATCGGAACAGGTGAAGGGTGCAGTTATCGGTATCGATCTCGGCACCACCAACTCGTGCGTCGCCGTGATGGAGGGCAAAAATGCCAAAGTCATCGAGAATGCGGAGGGCGCCCGTACCACCCCGTCCCATGTGGCGTTCACCAAGGACGGCGAACGGTTGGTGGGCATGCCGGCCAAACGCCAGGCCGTCACCAACTCAGCCAACACATTCTACGCCACCAAGCGACTGATCGGCCGCCGGTTCGATGACGCCGAAATCAAGAAAGATCTCGCCAACCTGTCCTACAAGGTGGTGAAGGCGTCGAACGGTGACGCGTGGGTGCAGGGCAGCGACGGCAAGGTGTACTCGCCCAGCCAGATCGGTGCGTTCGTGCTGATGAAGATGCGCGAAACGGCCGAAGCGTACCTGAACACGCCGGTCAAGAATGCGGTCATTACGGTGCCGGCGTACTTCAACGATTCCCAGCGCCAGGCGACGAAGGATGCGGGTCAGATTGCGGGCCTGAACGTGCTGCGCGTGATTAACGAGCCGACGGCGGCCGCGCTCGCGTACGGTATGGACAAGAGCGAGGACAAAATCATTGCGGTGTACGATCTGGGCGGCGGTACGTTCGACATTTCCGTGCTCGAGATCCAGAAGGGTGTGTTCGAGGTGAAGTCCACCAACGGCGATACGCTGCTGGGCGGTGAGGACTTTGACAACCACATCCTGAACTATCTGGCGGCCGAGTTCAAGAAGGACCAGGGCATCGACATCAAGAAGGACGCGATGGCGATGCAGCGGCTGAAGGAGGCGGCCGAGAAGGCCAAGTGTGAGCTGTCCTCGTCGGTGCAGACGGACATCAACCTGCCCTACCTGACGATGGATGCGTCCGGGCCGAAGCATTTGAACCTGAAGCTGACGCGTGCGAAGCTGGAAACGCTCGTGGGCGATTTGATTAAGCGCACGATCGCACCGTGCCAGAAGGCAATGTCCGATGCGGAGGTGAGCAAGTCGGACATTGGCGAGGTGCTGCTGGTCGGTGGTATGACGCGCATGCCCAAGGTCCAGTCGCTCGTGCAGGAAGTGTTCGGCCGGCAGCCATCGCGCGCGGTCAATCCGGATGAGGCGGTCGCTGTGGGTGCGGCCGTGCAGGGCGGTGTGCTGGCGGGTGATGTGACcgatgtgctgctgctcgacgTGACGCCCCTGTCGCTCGGTATCGAAACGCTGGGCGGTGTGTTTACTCGCCTGATCAACCGCAACACGACCATTCCGACGAAGAAATCGCAAGTCTTCTCCACGGCGGCGGACGGCCAGACGCAGGTAGAGATTAAGGTGCACCAGGGTGAGCGTGAGATGGCGTCGGACAACAAGATGCTGGGATCGTTTACGCTCGTCGGCATTCCGCCGGCACCGCGCGGTGTGCCACAGATTGAGGTTGTGTTCGATATCGATGCGAACGGTATTGTGCACGTGTCGGCGAGGGACAAGGGAACGGGCAAGGAGCAACAGAGTGAGTATTTGCCGATGGGGGAGGACACCATTCATAATTTGCAATCATTGAAATCTAATGaattatttcgttttttttgcatgcccACAGTCGTCATTCAATCGTCGGGCGGTCTGAGCAAGGACGAAATCGAAAACATGATCAAGAACGCGGAACAGTACGCACAGGCCGACAAACAGAAGAAGGACCGCATCGAGGCGGTCAATCAGGCGGAGGGTATCGTGCACGATACGGAAACGAAGATGGAAGAGTTCAAGGATCAGCTACCAAAGGAAGAGGTAGGGGAATGAATCATTTGAGTTTAAATTTtaacacaaattaaacaattgtttcACCTATTTTCCTGCAGTGCGACAAACTGCGCGAAGAAATTGCCAAGGTGCGAGAAGTTTTGGCCAACAAGGAGGAGGCCgacccggaggaggtgcgcaaATCGACCAGCGCGCTGCAGCAGTCGTCCCTGAAGCTCTTCGAAATGGCGTACAAAAAGGTAATGCTTTCGTTGCTTCCTTTTTAGATGAATTaacggtgaaaaaggaggttttttttaattaaaaattcaaatattcTTGCTTACAGATGGCATCCGAGCGCGAGGGTAGCAGCGGTAGCAGTAGCggaagcagcagtagcaccgGCTCGGAGGAAGCGGAAAAGAAGGAGAACAAAAACTAAACGAGCCCCCAAAAGACtcaaaccaccaccaaacctcCCCCCCCATCACTCCAGCTACACATAAAGGAAAACAATAAGGCACACAAACCAccacataaacacaaaaaggAAAGGATTATAGGTATATGTAACTGTAGCGTTTAAACCTCCGTCGAAAATCGATTTGTGTACTAAGTGCTGCGTAAGAATTCTATTTTGAATTGCACTGCTGCAGAGCACAATATCCCTCGCTCAGAATAAACACACAACTCTGTGTCTGTGGAAAGGAAGTGATTGATTGTCAAAAACAATCACCACCGTAAAGTACACAGCAGCTACTACACGGATGTGATAATTATTTGCGCGCCTAGCAGTTGATTTTGCGGAGAAATGCCCTTTATAATCTCTTTCGCTTTTCACAATCCTCCAGAgcgggagagagcgagagattcACACTGACCCAGTGAACTGCAGCATTATCTCGTTTAACCTTCCTTCCCCGCGCAGAGTAGAATGTGTGTGGTGCAATCGCGCATGTTAAAGCGGAATGAGTTCGTTAATAAGAATTCTTTCAAATGGCCAGAGACCCTGAGACAAAAAAGGGCAATGTAAAATTGCGTAGTGTTATCGGTAGTGTTAATTGTAACTTTCTGCCTGCTGCTCCACTTGTGAAcaccggagagagagagcagccCTCCTCCCAAGGAGCGCAGgattaaaatcacaaaaaaattaTGATGCGAAAAGTTAAATAGTAAAGAGCATTTTATTAGGGGAAAAAGGGGTGACgagagcgatagagagaggTCCCACTTTAGGTTCAAGCTGGAGCGGAGGACGTCGTCGTCATTGACCCTTTTTCCTCTACTATTATATTACACCCGAAAAGCAACATATGTTTGTGCTTTCGATTTAGCGCTTAATCGTCAACAACTACAATAAAGATAAAACTTGCAGTTTTTTAGTTGTGTAGAATAACAGTGAGTAGgaaattttgtgttttttttttgtttgtcttgtttaAGACCattatcagcagcagcaagcacagGGAGAGAGGGCAATGAATTTTACCTTCGTAGTGttttagtgatttttttttgttcttttcaaaCTCGTTGGCAATAAATGGATAACATTTTAAAGGtatataattaaaaatgttgtttttttgttggtctaTAAATGCATTTTCGTTCGTTGTCTCTTTTAGGAATTAAGTTGACCCGAGGATTTGCTGAGTTCATCGCTCTCCAAGAGGCACCATAATCAAACATTGAAAAGAATATGTTTTAGAATCATCCAGGAGCGAAGAATTGGTTAAAACAACCTTAAAAATAAAGACCAATATTACATCTACACATGTAATAGATATGCAAAATATTTAGATTTTCATGAATCTCGAGATTCATAAGAATCAGGTAATTCATGTAATTCGGGTCGCGGTTCGAAACACTCTCCATTGAAGGTTCGTATGAATGAATCTTTAAGAATGATTCATGAAGCACAACACTAACAAGATCCCAACGTACTTCATTATTCTTTTGAGAAGATTCATTGttatgaattattt
This genomic interval from Anopheles merus strain MAF chromosome 3L, AmerM5.1, whole genome shotgun sequence contains the following:
- the LOC121600333 gene encoding ras-related protein Rab-18-B: MDPDRILATFKILIIGESGVGKSSLMLRFTENDFDSDQALTIGVDFKTKMLDLDGVKVKLAIWDTAGQERFRTLTPSYYRDAQGAILVYDVTKPDTFQKLESWLNELEIYGTRNNMAKMVVGNKIDHPNRAIGREEGFRFAKKHRMMFIETSAKTSEGVKDAFEEVVRKIMETDGLWERNDYGDGGVDLHGNRAAGAAGSCSC
- the LOC121600329 gene encoding heat shock 70 kDa protein cognate 5, with translation MLKAARYLSRTLVENHSLLQNGRALPNNVLARFKSEQVKGAVIGIDLGTTNSCVAVMEGKNAKVIENAEGARTTPSHVAFTKDGERLVGMPAKRQAVTNSANTFYATKRLIGRRFDDAEIKKDLANLSYKVVKASNGDAWVQGSDGKVYSPSQIGAFVLMKMRETAEAYLNTPVKNAVITVPAYFNDSQRQATKDAGQIAGLNVLRVINEPTAAALAYGMDKSEDKIIAVYDLGGGTFDISVLEIQKGVFEVKSTNGDTLLGGEDFDNHILNYLAAEFKKDQGIDIKKDAMAMQRLKEAAEKAKCELSSSVQTDINLPYLTMDASGPKHLNLKLTRAKLETLVGDLIKRTIAPCQKAMSDAEVSKSDIGEVLLVGGMTRMPKVQSLVQEVFGRQPSRAVNPDEAVAVGAAVQGGVLAGDVTDVLLLDVTPLSLGIETLGGVFTRLINRNTTIPTKKSQVFSTAADGQTQVEIKVHQGEREMASDNKMLGSFTLVGIPPAPRGVPQIEVVFDIDANGIVHVSARDKGTGKEQQIVIQSSGGLSKDEIENMIKNAEQYAQADKQKKDRIEAVNQAEGIVHDTETKMEEFKDQLPKEECDKLREEIAKVREVLANKEEADPEEVRKSTSALQQSSLKLFEMAYKKMASEREGSSGSSSGSSSSTGSEEAEKKENKN